The Humulus lupulus chromosome 3, drHumLupu1.1, whole genome shotgun sequence genome window below encodes:
- the LOC133825043 gene encoding uncharacterized protein LOC133825043 produces MRPTKWKEADCGEILKKIKLRLHTWRSRHLSYAGRIQLISSVLLGLRNYWMNIFLLPQSIIKEVDKLCIWFLWGNNGTRSNFHLTSLSTVCLPKSFGGLGFGEGSKWNKAMLGKYIWAISHQQESLWVKWIHSVYLKGQTFWLYQLKADTSWYWRKICLLRNNFTQEDIHKAGSQGRFKIGQLYASFIHQTPVKYQQFVWSRMSVPKHRFITWQAVNSKLLTRDHLLRVFMLLDSTLCPVYEQVDESHNHLFFDCYFSQQVVHHFQVWINCIWPLCFSDWTRWIKDMRKGVRASIVAAVFSATVYYLWHNRNTCFVHNYSLSVKVVVDMIKKDIMYRLSCFSHKKLKGIELFYLRNVGSM; encoded by the coding sequence ATGAGACCTACAAAGTGGAAAGAGGCTGACTGTGGTgaaattcttaaaaaaattaagcTTAGGCTTCACACTTGGAGGAGTAGACATTTATCATATGCTGGTAGGATTCAGCTCATTTCCTCAGTTCTCTTGGGGCTACGAAACTATTGGATGAATATTTTCTTATTGCCTCAGAGTATAATCAAAGAAGTAGACAAACTTTGTATCTGGTTTCTTTGGGGTAATAATGGTACCAGGAGTAACTTTCATCTCACTTCCTTGTCTACTGTTTGTTTGCCTAAATCTTTTGGaggattgggttttggtgaaggTTCTAAATGGAACAAGGCTATGCTAGGTAAATACATCTGGGCAATTAGTCATCAGCAGGAGTCTTTATGGGTGAAATGGATTCATTCTGTGTACTTAAAGGGACAAACCTTTTGGCTCTACCAACTTAAGGCTGATACAAGTTGGTATTGGCGAAAAATCTGTCTGTTGCGTAATAATTTTACACAAGAGGATATTCATAAAGCAGGTAGTCAAGGGAGGTTTAAAATTGGGCAGTTATATGCAAGTTTTATTCACCAAACACCTGTCAAATACCAGCAGTTTGTGTGGAGCAGAATGAGTGTTCCCAAGCATAGGTTCATCACTTGGCAAGCTGTGAATTCTAAGCTGTTAACTAGGGATCATTTACTTCGAGTTTTTATGCTTCTTGATTCTACACTTTGCCCGGTCTATGAACAAGTTGATGAGAGCCATAACCATTTGTTTTTTGACTGCTATTTCTCCCAGCAGGTTGTTCATCATTTTCAGGTTTGGATAAACTGTATATGGCCTTTATGTTTCTCTGATTGGACCAGGTGGATTAAAGACATGAGGAAGGGGGTTCGTGCCTCTATAGTGGCGGCTGTATTTTCAGCTACTGTTTATTATCTTTGGCATAATAGGAACACTTGTTTTGTCCATAATTACTCACTTAGTGTCAAAGTTGTCGTTGATATGATCAAAAAAGATATCATGTATAGACTTAGTTGTTTTTCTCATAAGAAACTAAAAGGCATTGAGCTTTTTTATTTGAGAAACGTGGGTTCCATGTAA